A window from Alkalicoccobacillus plakortidis encodes these proteins:
- a CDS encoding phytoene desaturase family protein produces the protein MKKKVIVIGGGIGGLSSAISLAAEGYQVQVLEANERIGGKCNIRSGAGYSFDTGPSILTMPWTLEQLFTRAGRKLSDYLTIKRIEPQWRTFFEDGVSIDLKGDLPDMLAEIDRISPEDKSGFLDYLHYSSQIYELCTKSFYQKSLAGLKDLRTLHSFKELLAMDPMKSMNQATKKYIRDPHLQQLLDFLVMYVGSSPYQAPSCLITTCLRSIWSWRSLC, from the coding sequence GTGAAGAAGAAAGTAATTGTAATTGGTGGCGGAATTGGTGGGTTATCTTCAGCAATTAGTCTTGCAGCAGAAGGTTATCAGGTTCAAGTCCTAGAGGCCAATGAACGAATTGGTGGAAAATGTAATATCCGAAGTGGTGCTGGTTATTCGTTTGATACAGGTCCATCTATTTTGACGATGCCATGGACATTGGAACAATTGTTTACACGTGCAGGACGTAAACTCTCTGATTATCTGACGATCAAGCGAATTGAACCTCAATGGCGAACGTTTTTCGAGGATGGTGTATCCATTGATCTTAAAGGTGATTTACCGGATATGCTAGCTGAAATTGATCGAATTTCACCAGAGGATAAGTCTGGGTTTCTTGATTATCTACATTATAGTAGTCAAATTTATGAGCTATGTACCAAAAGCTTCTATCAAAAAAGCTTAGCTGGATTAAAGGACTTGCGTACCTTGCATAGCTTTAAAGAATTGCTTGCAATGGACCCAATGAAAAGTATGAACCAAGCTACAAAAAAGTATATAAGGGATCCTCATTTACAGCAACTTCTTGATTTTTTAGTGATGTATGTAGGCTCATCTCCTTATCAGGCACCAAGCTGTCTTATCACAACTTGCTTACGTTCAATTTGGTCTTGGCGTTCATTATGTTGA
- a CDS encoding methyltransferase family protein: MNIEEWFFFCLSLIWLLEFVLFRGARHSGDSLSIEQKSYYLILLSIIATVIGCLIIRETSFVIHTPLFITWLSLFIYGTGIFLRYWSMLTLKHEFTRHVQVSADKKLVSHGPYRSMRHPLYTALIVCMVGLSCYLASWVGLLFTLLLIIPSIVIRIKLEEAMLTEALGETYDEWKRQRWILMPWIY; the protein is encoded by the coding sequence ATGAATATAGAAGAGTGGTTCTTTTTTTGCTTAAGTCTAATTTGGTTATTGGAATTTGTTCTTTTTAGAGGGGCACGTCACTCAGGAGACTCTCTTTCAATTGAACAAAAAAGCTATTACCTTATTCTACTTTCCATCATCGCAACGGTCATTGGTTGCCTGATTATCCGAGAAACCTCATTTGTAATTCACACACCTCTTTTTATCACGTGGTTAAGCTTGTTTATTTATGGAACAGGTATTTTTCTCAGATACTGGTCAATGCTGACGTTAAAGCATGAATTTACAAGGCATGTTCAGGTATCTGCTGATAAAAAACTGGTTAGTCATGGACCATATCGTTCTATGAGACATCCTTTATATACTGCCTTAATAGTCTGCATGGTTGGTCTATCCTGTTACCTAGCTTCATGGGTAGGGTTGTTATTCACTCTTCTGCTTATCATTCCTTCCATCGTTATTCGAATAAAGCTTGAGGAAGCGATGTTAACAGAAGCATTGGGTGAAACCTATGACGAGTGGAAACGGCAGCGCTGGATTTTAATGCCTTGGATCTATTAA
- a CDS encoding SdpI family protein, with protein MKATYIAISLFLASVLLSVVTYSQLPDQLAVHWTNGEVTGTLPAVAAITIMPAFMVILFLVNQFLIRVMRKMTSVQAKVEQVICAVLPGLLFVCHGLIIFSGLDYSINIEAIIGISLGVVMMIIGNIMPQVKRNAIFGARNRWTLQNDQVWAIVNRLAGKLFFACGLVIFIGAIIIPTYQMAVVLTSVLIIVIIIQRYSHVTYQRVTSN; from the coding sequence ATGAAAGCTACTTATATTGCCATCAGTTTGTTTTTAGCCTCGGTTTTATTAAGTGTTGTGACCTATAGTCAACTACCAGATCAATTAGCCGTCCATTGGACCAATGGAGAGGTGACAGGCACTTTGCCAGCCGTAGCAGCCATCACTATCATGCCTGCGTTTATGGTCATTCTATTTTTAGTGAATCAATTTCTGATACGCGTAATGAGGAAAATGACTTCTGTTCAAGCAAAAGTGGAGCAAGTCATATGCGCTGTTTTACCAGGATTATTATTTGTTTGTCATGGATTGATTATCTTTTCAGGACTTGACTATTCTATAAATATAGAGGCGATAATTGGAATTAGTCTCGGTGTTGTGATGATGATTATTGGTAACATTATGCCGCAAGTGAAACGGAATGCTATCTTTGGTGCACGAAATCGTTGGACCCTTCAGAACGATCAGGTTTGGGCGATTGTTAATCGTTTAGCTGGAAAGTTATTTTTTGCTTGTGGTTTAGTCATTTTTATTGGTGCTATTATCATTCCAACCTATCAAATGGCGGTTGTTTTAACTTCTGTGCTCATTATCGTTATTATTATCCAACGTTATTCACACGTTACGTATCAGCGTGTTACTTCTAACTAA
- a CDS encoding autorepressor SdpR family transcription factor yields the protein MNELFKALNDETRREIMSLLSKHGCLTASEISEHFDMSKPSISHHLQLLKQANLVTADKRGQYIYHTLNTTVLQDVFAWFYQFKTKGDD from the coding sequence GTGAACGAGTTATTTAAGGCTCTAAACGATGAAACAAGGAGGGAGATTATGAGTTTATTAAGCAAGCATGGGTGTTTAACTGCATCTGAGATTTCAGAGCACTTTGATATGAGCAAACCAAGTATTTCTCATCACCTTCAGTTACTTAAGCAGGCAAATCTGGTAACAGCCGATAAAAGAGGACAATACATCTATCACACGTTAAATACAACGGTGTTACAAGATGTCTTTGCTTGGTTTTATCAATTTAAAACAAAAGGAGATGACTAA
- a CDS encoding cysteine hydrolase family protein, whose protein sequence is MHTALIIIDVQNGMFDEQFPVWNGDRLLTKIKNLLQKAREQNVPAFYVQYNEAAGLQLESGTTAWEIHPDIKPLPMDHIIQKTRPDSFFETILEDELAALNIKHVILTGIQTDLCVDTTCRRANSLGYQVTVVADAHSTFDSQNLSAEQIIAHHNETLQFFAEIKKADEVDFH, encoded by the coding sequence TTGCATACAGCCCTCATTATTATCGATGTACAGAATGGTATGTTTGATGAACAATTTCCAGTATGGAATGGGGATCGACTACTAACCAAGATAAAAAACCTTCTACAAAAAGCTCGAGAACAAAATGTGCCCGCCTTTTATGTACAGTATAACGAGGCAGCTGGCCTTCAGTTAGAATCTGGGACAACCGCATGGGAGATTCATCCTGACATCAAACCATTGCCCATGGATCATATCATTCAAAAAACAAGACCTGACTCTTTTTTTGAAACCATTTTAGAAGATGAGTTAGCTGCCCTTAACATCAAGCACGTCATACTCACAGGCATCCAAACAGATCTTTGTGTGGATACAACGTGTAGACGTGCCAACAGTCTTGGCTATCAAGTGACAGTAGTTGCAGATGCTCATAGCACATTTGATTCACAAAACTTATCAGCAGAGCAGATTATTGCCCATCATAATGAAACGCTCCAATTTTTTGCTGAAATAAAAAAAGCTGATGAAGTAGATTTTCATTAA
- a CDS encoding RNA polymerase sigma factor, translating to MSNRYNKEKEVNEIKKLIVKAKKGDEKSFLKIFQCYEKDIYRMAYLYVKNQNDALDVVQEVAYRSYKNISSLENPDYLKTWLIKIAITCSLNVINKNNKVVNFRVDHEGKSANEMEDVCLSIALQELIDLLDVEEKSVVILKYYEDYSFKEISEILNIPLGTAKSILYRALGKLRKELKGVDMSE from the coding sequence TTGTCTAATAGATATAATAAAGAAAAAGAGGTGAACGAAATAAAAAAATTAATAGTAAAAGCCAAAAAAGGAGATGAGAAATCCTTTTTAAAAATATTTCAATGTTATGAAAAAGATATATATCGTATGGCCTATCTGTATGTAAAAAATCAGAATGACGCTTTAGATGTAGTTCAAGAAGTTGCTTATCGGTCATACAAAAATATCAGTTCTCTTGAAAATCCTGATTATTTAAAAACATGGTTAATAAAAATTGCGATCACTTGCTCTTTAAATGTTATTAACAAGAATAATAAGGTAGTCAATTTCAGAGTTGATCATGAAGGAAAATCAGCAAATGAAATGGAAGATGTATGTCTCTCCATAGCACTACAAGAATTAATTGATTTATTAGATGTTGAAGAGAAAAGTGTCGTTATTTTAAAGTATTACGAAGACTATTCGTTCAAAGAGATTTCAGAAATCCTCAACATTCCTTTAGGTACTGCAAAATCTATTTTGTATAGAGCACTAGGGAAACTACGAAAAGAATTAAAAGGAGTTGATATGAGTGAATGA
- a CDS encoding GNAT family N-acetyltransferase, which yields MNITPMMDVRQSYEMINIFQRMDKSNQGNRFSIFESDQSKSIGSCGFNYIDSENDRGEIGYELSVDHWGKGYMTEALTELVRYGFDYYKLNRIEAKVETQNQASQFLLKKLGFKQEGLLRSYEKSKGRYIDLAMFSVLKED from the coding sequence ATGAACATTACACCAATGATGGATGTAAGGCAATCATATGAAATGATTAATATTTTTCAGAGAATGGATAAAAGCAATCAAGGTAATCGATTCTCTATTTTTGAATCTGATCAATCGAAGTCTATTGGGTCTTGCGGTTTCAATTATATAGATTCAGAAAATGACAGAGGAGAAATTGGCTATGAACTCTCTGTTGATCATTGGGGAAAAGGATACATGACCGAGGCTTTAACGGAACTTGTTAGATATGGTTTTGATTACTACAAACTTAATCGAATCGAAGCTAAGGTAGAAACTCAAAATCAAGCATCACAATTTCTATTAAAGAAACTCGGTTTTAAACAGGAAGGGCTTTTACGTTCCTACGAAAAAAGCAAAGGTAGGTACATTGACTTAGCAATGTTTAGTGTATTAAAAGAAGATTAG
- a CDS encoding GNAT family N-acetyltransferase, whose amino-acid sequence MKIELVTEETKDCLRLPNEKFELFGELVVTKPNDKWEYHEIYFDEPKEKIFPEENYSFETINQNGFAVATFDQNQCVGLAVFETGWNKYCYLSDLKVNVNYRRSGISKDMLDFAINIAKKRTAKD is encoded by the coding sequence TTGAAGATTGAATTAGTCACAGAAGAGACAAAAGATTGTTTGAGATTACCTAACGAAAAATTTGAGTTGTTTGGTGAATTAGTAGTTACGAAGCCAAATGACAAATGGGAGTATCACGAAATATATTTCGATGAACCGAAGGAAAAGATATTTCCAGAAGAGAATTACTCATTTGAGACAATTAATCAAAATGGTTTTGCGGTTGCCACATTTGATCAGAATCAATGTGTTGGTTTAGCAGTATTTGAAACTGGGTGGAATAAATATTGTTATTTAAGCGATCTTAAAGTAAATGTGAACTATCGAAGGAGCGGAATATCTAAAGATATGCTTGATTTTGCAATCAACATAGCTAAAAAAAGAACTGCAAAGGATTAA
- a CDS encoding SDR family oxidoreductase — protein sequence MNVLVIGANGQVGKEIITQLKQTEHQSTALVRKKEQVEELKSLGANHVVLGDLEEDFSHAFENIDTVIFAAGSGGSTGADKTLLIDLWGTKKAVDYAKSSGVTHFIQLSAADSLDVDEESEKMKPYAVAKNMSDFYVEKSDLPYTIVRPGPMNNDKALGKIELHPTRKEHFNDYLITRQDVAQVLVQTIGNEKLFGKSFYIKQGEHSIDNALNTTF from the coding sequence ATGAATGTACTAGTTATTGGAGCAAACGGTCAGGTTGGAAAAGAAATCATTACTCAACTAAAGCAAACAGAGCATCAATCAACTGCTCTCGTACGTAAAAAAGAACAAGTAGAAGAATTGAAATCACTCGGTGCTAACCATGTTGTGCTAGGTGACTTAGAAGAGGATTTCTCACATGCTTTTGAGAACATTGATACTGTTATTTTTGCTGCTGGTTCAGGTGGAAGTACTGGAGCGGATAAGACATTGCTCATTGATTTATGGGGAACTAAAAAGGCTGTTGATTACGCAAAATCATCCGGTGTCACACACTTTATTCAACTAAGTGCAGCAGACAGTTTAGATGTAGACGAGGAAAGCGAGAAAATGAAACCATATGCAGTTGCAAAGAATATGTCCGATTTCTACGTAGAAAAAAGCGACCTACCATACACCATTGTGCGACCAGGGCCGATGAACAATGACAAAGCACTTGGAAAAATAGAGTTACACCCAACAAGAAAAGAGCATTTTAATGATTATCTAATCACAAGACAGGATGTTGCTCAGGTACTCGTTCAAACAATAGGAAATGAAAAGCTTTTCGGTAAGAGTTTTTATATTAAGCAAGGTGAGCATTCAATTGATAATGCATTGAACACAACTTTCTAA
- a CDS encoding SDR family oxidoreductase yields MSYIKDKVIVVTGASGGIGKATAEHLAKEGAKVVLAARNEKELRGIVQEIEGNGGVATFKATDISSRDEVSALIDFTVDNYGRVDTLINNAGLMLFSKWDNAHVDEWEKMINLNLKGVLYGIAAVLPKMKKQGSGQIINVGSVAGHAVGEGHGVYSATKYATRAITESLRKEISVNHNIQAVYVSPGVIATNWQDKVTDKDVSSVLGNLNEVAIAPEHVAETIAFAVNKPSNVMINDIFVTPTKQEW; encoded by the coding sequence ATGTCTTATATTAAAGATAAAGTGATTGTCGTAACTGGAGCTTCAGGTGGAATTGGGAAAGCAACAGCAGAACATCTTGCTAAGGAAGGTGCAAAAGTTGTTCTAGCTGCTCGTAATGAAAAAGAACTACGTGGAATTGTTCAAGAAATTGAAGGCAATGGTGGAGTTGCTACATTTAAAGCAACGGATATTTCCTCAAGAGACGAAGTAAGTGCATTAATAGATTTCACTGTGGATAATTATGGAAGAGTAGATACACTCATTAATAACGCAGGCTTAATGTTATTCTCTAAATGGGATAATGCTCACGTTGATGAGTGGGAAAAAATGATCAACTTGAATCTAAAGGGAGTATTATACGGTATAGCTGCTGTTCTCCCAAAAATGAAAAAGCAAGGCAGTGGTCAAATTATTAATGTTGGCTCAGTTGCAGGTCACGCAGTAGGTGAAGGTCATGGTGTCTATAGTGCGACAAAATACGCAACAAGAGCCATTACAGAAAGCTTAAGAAAAGAAATATCTGTGAATCATAATATTCAAGCGGTGTACGTTTCACCAGGTGTAATCGCAACTAATTGGCAAGATAAAGTAACAGACAAAGATGTGAGTTCCGTGTTAGGTAACCTAAATGAAGTAGCAATTGCACCAGAACATGTGGCTGAAACGATTGCTTTTGCAGTGAATAAGCCAAGTAACGTTATGATTAACGATATTTTTGTGACACCAACTAAACAAGAGTGGTAA
- a CDS encoding NADH:flavin oxidoreductase/NADH oxidase: MKEPNMFDSFSLKGLELKNRIMMSPMCQYSVDKKDGIATDWHYIHYVSRAIGGAGLVMVEMTDVEPDGRISDHDLGLWSEEQIPALKKIVDGIHQHGAKASIQIAHAGRKAEDAEVPVAPSAIPFDENSKTPRELTTEEVYELIGKFRKSVRFAVQAGFDVIEIHGAHGYLIHQFHSPLTNQRTDEFGKDLTKFGSDVLKAAKEEIPTDMPLIMRISAKEYVDGGYDINGAIELAKAYKEAGAEIFDISSGGEGQIAAWGKPGTHAAYQVPLAREIKKALNVPVIAVGRLDDPTLANAVVGTEDADLVAVGRGMLRNPYWALEAAKQLRKSTDEMVPVQYKLGF, translated from the coding sequence ATGAAAGAACCTAATATGTTTGATTCGTTTTCTTTAAAAGGATTAGAGCTTAAAAACCGCATTATGATGTCACCAATGTGCCAATACAGTGTGGACAAGAAAGATGGTATCGCCACTGATTGGCATTACATTCATTATGTAAGCCGCGCTATAGGTGGTGCAGGTCTAGTGATGGTTGAAATGACGGATGTTGAACCTGATGGACGCATATCTGATCATGATTTAGGGCTATGGTCTGAAGAACAAATTCCGGCATTAAAAAAGATTGTTGATGGGATTCACCAACATGGTGCGAAGGCATCTATTCAAATTGCTCATGCAGGTCGAAAAGCAGAAGATGCTGAAGTACCAGTTGCACCTTCTGCCATCCCTTTTGATGAGAATTCAAAAACACCAAGAGAATTAACAACAGAAGAAGTATACGAACTGATTGGGAAGTTTCGTAAATCTGTAAGATTTGCTGTCCAAGCGGGTTTTGATGTCATTGAAATCCACGGAGCTCACGGTTATCTCATTCATCAATTCCACTCACCACTCACCAATCAGAGAACAGATGAATTTGGAAAAGATTTAACGAAGTTTGGTTCAGATGTCCTTAAAGCAGCCAAAGAAGAGATTCCTACTGACATGCCTCTCATTATGCGTATATCTGCAAAAGAATATGTAGATGGTGGCTATGATATTAATGGAGCGATTGAACTTGCTAAAGCTTATAAAGAAGCTGGAGCAGAAATTTTTGATATCTCATCTGGTGGAGAAGGTCAAATTGCAGCTTGGGGTAAACCAGGTACACACGCAGCATATCAAGTTCCACTAGCAAGAGAAATCAAAAAGGCTTTAAATGTACCAGTGATTGCAGTGGGGCGATTAGATGACCCAACACTAGCTAATGCGGTGGTAGGAACAGAAGATGCAGATCTTGTAGCGGTAGGAAGAGGCATGCTTCGTAATCCTTATTGGGCTCTAGAAGCTGCTAAACAACTAAGAAAATCAACGGATGAAATGGTTCCGGTTCAATATAAATTAGGGTTCTAA
- a CDS encoding MarR family winged helix-turn-helix transcriptional regulator, with product MNNESQYEFLNNWLEVTSIKDKISNELESALKKNNDISLKEFYVMYYLSQESDRKLRLQQLQELIGLSQSAMSRLVGRLEAKTCGALERTTCEDDKRGIYTSLTSLGESKFERALNTFNTVINDMDLNEKDNSVIFSFLKDTNNHK from the coding sequence ATGAATAATGAGTCTCAATATGAGTTCTTAAACAATTGGTTAGAAGTAACCTCAATTAAAGATAAAATTTCAAATGAGTTGGAGTCTGCACTTAAAAAAAATAACGATATATCCCTCAAAGAATTTTACGTTATGTACTACTTATCACAAGAAAGTGATCGTAAATTACGGTTACAACAACTTCAAGAATTAATTGGTCTTAGTCAGAGTGCCATGTCTCGACTTGTTGGAAGACTTGAAGCTAAAACATGTGGTGCACTAGAGAGAACGACTTGTGAAGATGATAAAAGAGGAATATATACTTCCCTGACTTCATTAGGGGAGAGTAAGTTTGAACGAGCACTGAATACGTTTAATACGGTCATAAATGATATGGATCTTAATGAAAAGGATAACAGTGTAATCTTTAGTTTTTTAAAGGATACGAATAACCATAAGTAA
- a CDS encoding beta-galactosidase has protein sequence MNRAIPGKRIELGVCYYPEQWDESLWVDDYKRMAAMGFSYVRIGEFAWSIFEPLQGVFSFDLFDRAISLAEKCGLKVIMSTPTATPPAWLTHNHPEVLNVSKDGTTHHHGLRGHYNYNSSTYREFTKIIVEKLTKHYANHSAICGLQIGNEFNCESNVYYSDADHDAFREWAKQKYGTLDQLNDAWGTVFWNQTYSDWEQVFLPRVTPADSDNPHHALDEKRFVSDSTIRYAKLQADIIREHAPNHWVTTNGKFGHLNHHQLTNNLLDFYAYDSYPNFGFVFSEGEDDPLFDRKWSWNLSTVRDISSQFAIFEQQSGPGGWVNRLEQPTPKPGQIKLWTYQSIAHGADMVLYFRLRTAIKGTEMYWHGLNNYDNKPNRRLKEAAKIGEELKRVGENLFGTDYLAEAAILHDYDNEWDGELDTWHGPFTGKSIRSWFKAFQYQHIPVDCFTLDDDTTLDQLMTYKVLVYPHAAIVTPKRAKLLEQFSEQGGTLILGSRSGYKNEYGHAYMKSFPGLLSDLAGVEVNDFTRINKVDDTPYIEWGEHTVKAETFNEVLTILSEKTTVLATYQNSYYANEPALVRTSFGKGTCYYYGGVFNDQLADLLLTDTGLKTRSELTLPKTIELAIRASKDKEYFFLLNYSGEEQTITLNEPMNELLSDVTFQSACSIEPYGVMILTKV, from the coding sequence TTGAATCGAGCGATACCTGGCAAACGTATTGAATTGGGCGTTTGTTATTATCCGGAGCAGTGGGATGAATCTTTATGGGTAGATGATTATAAACGCATGGCAGCGATGGGTTTTAGCTATGTGCGTATTGGGGAATTTGCTTGGAGTATTTTTGAACCGCTTCAAGGTGTATTTTCATTTGATCTCTTTGATCGTGCCATTTCATTAGCAGAGAAATGCGGCTTAAAAGTCATAATGTCTACTCCTACAGCGACTCCTCCTGCGTGGCTGACACACAATCATCCTGAGGTCTTGAATGTGTCGAAGGATGGGACTACGCATCACCACGGTCTGAGGGGACATTATAATTATAATTCGTCTACCTATCGAGAATTCACTAAGATCATCGTCGAAAAACTTACCAAGCATTATGCAAATCACTCGGCTATATGTGGCTTGCAAATTGGTAACGAATTTAACTGTGAGTCCAATGTTTACTATTCTGATGCTGACCATGATGCTTTTAGAGAATGGGCCAAACAAAAGTATGGAACATTAGATCAGTTAAATGATGCATGGGGGACCGTCTTCTGGAATCAGACTTACTCTGACTGGGAACAGGTCTTTTTGCCAAGAGTGACTCCGGCCGATTCAGACAATCCTCATCATGCATTAGACGAAAAACGTTTTGTCTCTGATAGTACCATTCGTTACGCTAAGCTGCAGGCTGATATTATTCGGGAACATGCACCCAATCATTGGGTCACGACAAACGGGAAATTTGGACATTTGAATCATCATCAATTAACAAATAATTTACTTGATTTTTATGCCTATGATTCGTATCCTAACTTTGGATTTGTTTTCTCAGAAGGTGAGGATGATCCGCTTTTCGATCGAAAGTGGAGCTGGAACCTTAGTACCGTAAGAGATATTAGTAGTCAGTTTGCTATATTCGAACAACAGAGCGGGCCAGGTGGTTGGGTTAATCGGTTAGAGCAGCCAACACCAAAGCCGGGTCAAATTAAACTCTGGACGTATCAATCCATTGCGCATGGTGCAGATATGGTTCTGTACTTCCGCTTGCGCACGGCCATCAAAGGAACAGAAATGTATTGGCACGGATTAAACAATTATGATAATAAGCCAAACCGAAGATTAAAAGAAGCGGCAAAGATTGGTGAAGAACTTAAACGGGTTGGGGAAAACCTATTCGGAACAGATTACTTAGCAGAAGCTGCCATTTTACATGATTATGACAACGAATGGGATGGAGAGCTTGATACATGGCATGGTCCATTTACAGGAAAAAGTATTCGATCTTGGTTTAAAGCGTTTCAATATCAACATATTCCTGTAGATTGTTTCACCCTAGATGACGATACGACGCTAGATCAACTCATGACCTACAAAGTTCTTGTCTATCCGCATGCAGCTATTGTGACCCCAAAACGAGCTAAGTTATTAGAGCAATTTAGCGAGCAAGGAGGAACACTCATTCTTGGGAGTCGCTCAGGCTATAAAAACGAATATGGCCATGCTTATATGAAGTCATTTCCAGGATTACTTTCAGATCTAGCCGGCGTTGAAGTCAATGATTTCACCAGAATTAATAAGGTTGATGACACTCCTTATATTGAATGGGGAGAACACACCGTGAAGGCAGAAACATTTAATGAAGTCCTAACGATCTTAAGTGAGAAAACAACCGTACTTGCGACTTATCAAAATAGCTATTATGCTAATGAGCCTGCCCTAGTCAGAACCAGCTTTGGCAAAGGTACTTGCTACTATTATGGCGGTGTCTTTAACGACCAACTTGCTGATCTTTTATTAACAGATACAGGATTAAAGACAAGGTCAGAGCTAACGCTTCCAAAAACGATTGAACTCGCTATTAGAGCCAGTAAGGACAAGGAATATTTCTTTTTACTTAACTACAGCGGAGAGGAGCAAACCATCACTCTGAATGAACCAATGAACGAGCTTTTATCTGATGTTACTTTCCAAAGCGCTTGTTCGATCGAGCCTTATGGTGTCATGATACTTACAAAGGTTTAA
- a CDS encoding alpha-L-rhamnosidase C-terminal domain-containing protein, with amino-acid sequence MEVQWRKKEDELLVDVSIPVNSEAMISLPVAENEVVREREMGMLKEEIKRMNGVRRMVIPTKSGEYNFHIKKV; translated from the coding sequence TTGGAAGTTCAGTGGAGAAAGAAAGAGGATGAATTACTAGTAGATGTATCTATCCCAGTTAATAGTGAAGCAATGATTTCTCTACCTGTCGCTGAAAATGAGGTGGTGCGAGAACGAGAAATGGGTATGTTGAAAGAAGAAATTAAACGAATGAATGGTGTGCGACGTATGGTTATTCCTACTAAATCAGGCGAATACAACTTTCATATAAAGAAAGTCTAA